In the genome of Arachis hypogaea cultivar Tifrunner chromosome 9, arahy.Tifrunner.gnm2.J5K5, whole genome shotgun sequence, the window TGACCAGATTCGGGAGGTGTGTTGATCTTAGTTTCTTTATGTCATATGCTGTCACCTTGCAGGATTCCAATGTCAGAGACCTCAAGTTCTTCAGTGTTCTCAAATGCTGCAGACCAGAGTTGGTGATGCGAGAATTTGAAACATTCAAAGAGATTAATCGAGTAAGCCTGAAATTTGAGTGCACAAACATTGAGCAACGAAATAATACCACCAGAGTCTGCATATTTCACAACACCTCAAAATACATCACGCTCAATTTGTATCTATCCAAGCccactctattattattattgctgttGTCGTCgtctattataaaatttataattctataCAATTCATAATGGGGAAAAGGGATGATTTGGTACACAAATTTTGTTCCTAAAATGCCTTCCATAATGTAGAAACATAATTTGtgctatttttaaaattcaaacccgcaacctcttaattgtaGTGCCAGGCATTTACCATCTTGTTTGTTAATATTACACATTTAATAAAAAGAAAGGAGGTTAGTGCAATAGTGCATATTAAcacactaattttttattattactattattatttctTCATGCTAGTATTTACGCAAAGTGGAAAACAAAGGGGAAAAAATGCAGTCATGGGTTTCTGTAGGCAATGGCACTGCATACCTGAAATTGATTCCAGGCTTTTGTCCGTAAGGTTGCAGTTTTGTGATAAGTTTAGGCACATAAGACAAGAAAGCGCTCTAATATTTTTCACACCGGCATCAGTCAATCCTCCACCACATATCTCCAAGGACCTCAGGTTCTTAAATTCTGCAATACAATACAGTTGAGCAAAATGGTAAACTTCGAGTACAACCAAAATGGAATCAAACAGAAGAAGCAAAAGATTTAATACTAGCATAGAAGTCTATACAATATATATTAGggaactaaaactaaaattgtataTGGAGCTTGTTAGAAAGAGGCATCTCAAATTTGTAGTTATATCAGCCCCGAAAGTGCATCATCCTTTCCAAGCTAGAAACAAGAGAGACGGAGAAAGAGGTTCGAGCTCCACATCTAACTGATATCAACTGATCTGATCAAACTGATGTCCTATAGGACATGCTCTCGTAATTAAGATTTAAGACAAACATTTCCTACTTAAATTTCACAGAATCCAAGTTCACAAGTTCATGCAATTTAACTGTAACAATTAAAACTAACAGAGAGAAAACAATTACAGGACCATATATCAACTGAGAGTCATATTCAACTTCCAGTCATGTGAAAACTAAAAATCCAGAGAACTTAAAACATATTTAAGTGACATTAGACATACTTCTCAATAATTTGTTCCATAATCTGTGATTCGTGCACCAAATAAATCAAGGTCAGTAAGCCCAGTCAAACCTGCATCAGTAAAGTGAGAACTATGGATGCTGCAACATTAAGCTTAGAAGATCATGAAACAAAGTACTCTAAGGACTTGTTTGGACGATCTTCtctaaaaagatcttttttaaaagGAACTTCTGAAGAAGTGAAAATTGTTTTATTTTGGATGTAgactatctttttaaattttttttatgttaggatGAATATTAAAAGATCTTATTTTACCCTTGAACATATTTTTTCATATTatagaaaatatcttttttcagaaaatgaaaattataacttctcaaaaacatatctttttttttgttttacctttttCTAGTGATTGTACttgtatcaaaaatattttcccacacacaaataaaaatttaaaaagatgtttttttaatAATGGCTCCAAAACAAGCACTAAAGCTCAATGAGTGGGGAAAAAAAAGTAAGgattggatcctctaaagtttgaatttcactttagagagtaaagtgtgatctctcaccattgatttcatgggtgggaccaagaataaatataaaagagaaactattcaaaggtagaagatcacactttattctctaaagtaaTAGCAAATCAATTAGATAGAAGAGAATAGGAGTTTGCAGAAATAGAATTATTCCTTTGAATTGTAGTACATCCATATCAACACATACTTGTAAGAGCTGCCAGTCCAGCATCAGTAATTTGGTGAGCATCCAAATTAAGTGACTTAAGAGATGTGAGTCCACACAGTTTCCTTAAACCACTATCACTAACCACAGTGAATGACAGATTTATTTTCTCCAGGCCAGACAATCCTAAGAGAAATTGAATATATAATGATATAATAAAAAACTGTTAAGAGTCTGCGGCAATGATAATCACAGAACATTGGGGAATAAAGGTTCCCCTCCAAAAAAGCAAAGCAAAAAACAAGATTCATCTATAAAGCATAGCTTTCAATTATACATTATAGTATTTAACATGAAGGAGCGAGCTATTACACAACTGCATTTCGTGTATAACTGTACAATATTGTGTAGAGTTTTCATATCAGATAACCTGTATTAATGTTGTAATTTACACGTACATTAGTATCAGCCATTAATTGCCAATTATTAGGTAATAATTACTTTATTATACAAGAAAATCCCACATGCTGTAATACATATTTATCAACTGAAATAAAGTTCAGTTTTTCCTCAATTTCCCCCCTCCCAGTCATTAAAATGGAGAAAGGAAGGATGAAGCTAATTTTGTAAGGAGGAATACAATGAAAACACAATTACATATGTAGAGAATAGGTCCTACATGCCCTCAACAACTtgatatatgagaaaaaaaatttgttagtCTCTCTGAAAACATGTTGAGATATCAAAACTGACATCATTACAAATACAAGCAGTTATTTCCACCAAAAAGCACACACATAGAACAAGTGAAGTAATAAGGAACTAGCATATCTAACCTGACAAATGGTGTAACCCAGTATCTCCAACTTCTGTATCAGACAATACCAAGCACTTCAGTTGCCTATGGCCTAAAAAGCATAGGCCAAAAAAGTCGGTCATATTTTCCCTTGGACAGTGGCATTTCCAATGACAAATCACATGTAACACATCATTCTTTGAGTTTAATATTGGACACATTTATGCCACGAGAGGAAAGAGCAGCTActtatttttcactttcttttcccAAAATTTGTTGCAACATTTTTATTTTCATCCAGAAACAAACAAAATATTCAAGAACCTACCTGCCAAGTTGATCAACCCTTCATCACCAATCCTACATGAATCAAGGTTCAAGCTCTCCAACTTTGTCAATACTGCTAAGGAAAAAAAACTCCGTAATAAATCTTTTGAACTTTGATTGTTAAATACttctattttcatttattttcattcCTATATTTTTGAAATCTAATTGATAATTTGGAAGTGTTGACTGCTGAGTTGGACTGCCACATACGatgacaacaataacaataaaacatTGTCCCAAGCAGTCAGTTAGGTGGATCAAATGAATCGCCACTACATCCCGTCATAAATCATATACGAACTTAGCCTATTTATACTTGGATCTCGTGACATAAAATTtacaggaaaaaaaaaagtagttctGGACTATTGCGGGCATTGAACATTTCTCATTAAATTATTATATCGAATCATGGAATCACAGAAAGTTAGACCAAAAACCGTGTTTTCTGCAATGGGttatgtgagagagagagagagagagagagagagagagagagagagcaggtCCATATTTTTCTCACCTTTCAAGTGTGCTAAACATGCATCAGTAATGTCATTAAATCCCAAGTTGAGTACTTTCAAATTTTCCAGCCCtgcaaaagttaaaataaaaagttttctacGGCTGCCTTGTCCACAATAATTCTTATGGTACAAGAAATTTGAAACAGATGagcatattttaaaatatataattatcaaacAAAAATAGCAGATAGACAAGTCCCAACAGCTTACGTGAAAACTTTTCACAGCCGTCATCGGTAATATTGCATCTATTAAGATTCAAGTTTGACAAGAGAGGAAGATCTGGCAAGAAACAACAAGGACACATTAATctaaaatatatactaataaaCATGATGGAAAACATTTTACAGCAGCAGTACACCGACAAATCTGCATCTCTGAAGTTTTAATATAGAGCTGAGCTAACAGAAGGGTTTATTATTTGCTTGGAATGTGAGGTGCAGAAGTATCATTTTGGAGGGTGATGCAGAGTTTTCCGGAGAGAGAAGACAAGaattcaaccattctcacaatggCATCACAGCAGGATATCCTTAAATATGCTGGCTGGTTTATAGGTTTAGTAGTTGTATAGTTGTATAGTTGTATCGTTTCTAGGGAATATAATAAAGTGGCCAATTTTCTAGATCAGCAACATAATAAGCATAAAAGTATATCAAGCAATTAAACCTGCAAGAGAATCCAAGCATGCAGCTGTTACAAGGCACCCTTCCAAGTTTAGTAAGGAAAGCTTTTGCAATCCTGAAATGAACCAGGACATCATCGAAAATTAATGAAGCATAGATAATTATGAAATACTGAAACTCAAGAATTCTGTTCAAACTGGCAAGCTGAGATGCTAGTATTGTATATCGGTTTATAGTTCACACTGCAACATGTCTACTGACTAACATAAACAATATCAACTTCAGAAATTACAACGACAAATGGAAAAACAAAGAGACTTTCCAAGAATGATTTATACAACTGAAGTCTACATCAAAGAAATGAAGCACAAGGAAGATTGGATATATAACTGAAATTTTTCCCCAGAAAAGACAAACTGATTAGTTGATAGCTGCATTCAGAATTATAACCATATATTCAcataaaaacagaaaacaaagaaaaatccatggaagaagatgaaaatgCTAGGTTGAACCTATAAGATAAAAAATCCTGATTGTTCTGAAACACCACAATAATACGAGGAAACGGGAAGTACCTTTTAGAAAGCTGATGCCAAAATTAGTGACTTTACTGCAAGAAATCTCAAGACTCTCCAAACACACCAACTCTGGAAGCAAATTGAATAAAATACATTGTTCTGTTAATCATTGAACCATGTGTTGACCAAGACAACAATGACTATACTTCCATATGTACACATCAAACTGACAATTATACAGTAGTTAAGCACAGTTGCAATGTGTTCTTTCTTAGAGAAATAAAAGTATTCACACACTTGAACTCATTAGCCTTCAGGAGCAAAGATTTTGATATGGCATCATAGCCTCTTTGAAATTGGCAACTagttcaaaaaagaaaacaagaccTTAAAGCTAAACATCATTTGCCATAATGCATTGGAGCAATGTCGTTGCTGGATGGAAATAAAATGAACCAGTACAATGCATCCCATTTTATCAGTATGAATAgacatcttttaattttattagaaagCAGCTATCAATTATATAACGTTTATAAACAATGTGTAATGGCAGAAACACGATGCACACTAACTGAAAATAGGAAGAATATGCTTAAAATTTTCAGCAACTGTAGTCAAAGGGAAGCAAGCTGAAACAAACCTGATAGAGGCTTCATATCAGAATCGGTTATGCAATTGCACCATTTAATATTGAGTGATTGCAACTTGGTTAAACCTgaaaattatcaacaaatcattggattggattggattgaatGTCTCGAGGAAatctatttctgttttccatccaTGCTACATTAACACAACCACCATAATAGAATTCCTTCATATTGTTATTCTCCTTCTACACAACTTGTGATTAACATGGACAATAGAGATTAGACTATTTTTAAGGGTGACATTATTTATTTCACATAAAGTTTCTGAGTGTAATGAGTATATCAATTCCTGCTTCTGGAGAAGATCAATATTTCCTTATCTCAAACAACATATTTATCTTAGATATTCAATGAACTCAACAAATTTAAAAGGTGGACAGTGGCTTAAAAATCGTTACACTACTTGGCTGATCCATAAATTACATTCCACATCGTTGATGTAATTTTTGTCAATTAAATAATAAGCAAACGATTGTTGTCGAAAACGACACAGCATCATGAAGGTACATTAGCACCTGTAGAAATTAATTAAGTTTAACAGCTAGAATAGAAAATTCATACATCCATTGAACACTAATAAAACAGGGGGTACTTGAAGAGAACCAAAGAAGCATGATCAGTAATGTTCTACTTTTTACACAAATATTGGATTGATAACCAACCTTGAATGTGAACCAGGCCTCCATGAATCCCAGGACATCTCTCCAAGTCCAACTTGACTAAATTAACAAGACCAGACAAGATACTCATTCCTTGAGCAGATATTGAATCATTTCTTCTGAGGCTCAAACTTGTCAAGTTTGACAGACCTGATATATAGTATAACAGTCGTCATAAATCTTCAGTTAGTGGCTGATGAataagcacttaaatatttgataAAGACCAACAACCAAGTTCAAATATAGGAAATATGTGAATAACTGCCAATTATTGTGATTCCATAACAAAGACTCCATGAAGGAAAAGGAAGAATACCACTGATGCACTCCAGTCCATGATCCGAGATTTGATCACAGTAATTTAGATTTAAGGAAAGGAGATTTTCACAATATTTTAGgtaactcagcccaaaatcagtGACCTCAGACCCAGAAAGATCCACGGAAAGTAATGATGAACCCTGTGATGAGATGACATCCATCCAAGAATCATTAACACCGGCATATTCTCCCAAGTCAAGGTCCTGTAAAAAAAGCAGCATGATAACATTTTAGATCATAAGCGCACAAATATCTAGAAATCCAGAGGCAGaattaattaaaagtatataCCTGAAGCGCACAATCTCGAAAAGCTTCAAGGGAAACGCTGGTTAGGCGTTGGGAACAAaccaatttattaaaaatttgctGACTTATATCCCGAGGCAGCATAGAAAATGTATTATATCTATCAATATCCTGTTGAAAtaaaattgctgttgattagatcAAAATTTAGTCTATCGATGAAGGATACATTTTCTTGAACAATACCTCATTTATTTTCTTGATGCACAACTCCAACAGCGATGGACAATCCCCTTTCCGTAAATGGAAATCTACTGATGGATAAGCGAACGAGGATGTCCACCATTTCAAACTCCCACTTTTGCAAAATCTTCGTGAAAGTCCTCTACATGGACTATCTTCGTAATCCCGCTCGGGCTTCCTAGAACACGCTCCCCCCATATCCAGGAAATATCTTGTAATCAATATTTGTCACAGAAATTGCACCAGAACACTAGTATATTCCAATCAATAACAAAAAATGAACGTATGCAATCAACGTCACCCTGTATAAAAGACACAGAGAGCGAAAGAGCACAGATGAATAGGTTTTCAGTATACTTGATCATTCACACTGAAGCCATTAACAGCTTGAAAATTACAGCAACCGCATCATAATCAACATTTAACATCTTTCTCTTAAACTAATATTAACAATAAGTTAATAACAGCGCAATACATTTGTTTTTTTCAACCGCACGATGCTCCATATTCCAGAGATTCTCTTCGAACGGTTCCATTCCCGTGAAAATACAGAATCTTAGGACACTAACGCTATAAATTACAGTAATATAAAgaagcaaaattttaaaataatactaaCAATAATAACAGCGCGACTTTGTTTCCAATCGCAAGAGGCTCCGAGTTCCATCAACGATGAGCATGAATATtcagagaaaaataaataaatgatcacAGCTGAATAATAACTAGCTAGATATGGTGATCTACGAAGTAAGAAGCGATGATCAAACAGCAGAGTCTCCATACTCCACAGACCACAGATTCTCTTCGAAATTTCCAGATGATAACTAACGAAacgtaagaataaaaaaaaaaacacaaattaaaagaagtTTCTGGAAGCTGcgatgaaaattttgaaaaaaaaatgaaagaaggaAGCAGAATTTGGAGCGAAAACAAACGGAGCAGAGAATACGAAATGGTGAAAAAGCTAAGTAACAGTTTCACCTTGACATGATCGGCGATAAGCTCAAAACGACATCGTTTGAAGGCGCACAGATCCTCTATCCTGTtttgagagaaagaagaagaaactgAGAAATTTTGGAGTGAGTGTAAAGGAAAGGGAgtttaaaaaaatggaaaaagaaagaagtgAGTGAGTGTTTCTCTGTGTGTGTTGGGTGGGTGAGAGAGGTGAGGGTGGGTGGGGAAGAGAGAAGTGCTACGTGGCTGGATACCGAAGCTGGATCCGAAGCAATGTAAGAAGGGCACGTGGCGAGTACGATGGGTTGGGAGAGCGAGGTGGATAAGAAAGGAGGGAAAAGAATAATAAAGAGAGAGCgagagagggatttggttgttgACTTTATCCGTTTGGAGAAGGCTGAGTGGGACCCGTTAGAGGGATGGCTTGTGAGCTTTGTGCACGCAATGACGCCACTCTTTTTGCGCCCCTGTTTCTTGCCTCTTTTTATTCTATACTGCTAGTGGTACTGTGAAGATTAATTAGGCAATTCTTAAGAtagagaataaattatttttttatatattattgtatatacGTATTTAATATgtagattaaaattttatataatttattgtatttaaataaatttattatacaaTAATATTTGAGAAAAATTATAGCTAAAATTAGACTAATGACTATTAATTATTGCATCATATTTATTCATATTTCTACGAATGAATAcgtagaaaataaattttttcaattttttttaataattaagagaATAAAAGTGATTTCTTACCATTAAAGTGATTTCTCACAATTACgtagaaaaattatattttatattttcaattttttttaacaattaaaaagatCCATTTTTAAATAcgtattattcattttttttattgtacgATATTTTAAAAGCGGAAGTAATGGACTAATAGGTACTATTATTTACTACTCGTATttggaataataataaattaataatgccacttgtatatattatgttatattttttataagaaaataattataGAAATGCATGGATTATTCTCACCTTTTTTTGGTACAAATTATTCTCCACTTAGTTGGTCAGAATGGTTTGGTACTTGTTGCTTCTACTACTCAATTGCTTGTGACTTTGCACTATATATTAGTAATTGATCAGAAAATTGTACCATGCATCATGAATATTTAATCTAATTGCACTCACTAAAAACCACATTATTACTTATATCAAGATGAAAAAGTAAGACTACTTCGAGCGCTGTTTAAAAGTTCAGATGAGATTTTACCGGTACTTGAACAAATATCTAGGGTTTTTTTAACTCCTTTTTGGTGCTAATATATATTACTACTCCCCTTGTTCAAAATAAATTACCAAAATAATAACTCGAGTCTAcacatacataaaataataaaaaatgttaaaagattatcataatttattatttattattatttttaatcatcaactcaatttttttaatttaataatctaataatatgctttaacctatatttttaaacattgataattaattaacaataaaaaataataaattctgataatctGTTATGGGTTCTCTAAAATGAATTTCGTCCACACATGACATTTCTTCTTTTCGTAACAGAAACATGCCAAACGTCAATTCTGTTTCTATCTTTTTGGTAAAGAATTTAACATAAGTAAAAAAAGTTATATACACATTCTCACCAAAATTGTGAATTGCAAGTGCCAAATATGACCGCATAAATTAAAGAACATATTCTAACAAAGTCACTCTTCTCTGAGTAGATGACTTATCACACTTGACATCGGTATCTATGCCTATAAGAAGCTCAGAAAGATCCATAAATTATCGGATTTAAGGGGTTAACTTGCAATGTCTGAACTAATGAGAAAATCAATGGTTTCAACTTTCATGTGACATGGGTAGTTATGCATATAATTTTGCTTATTAAATATGAAACCACTAATTTTCTCATCAATGGTTCAGATGTATTTTACTTGTATTTTAGAATATCAGGATTGTGAATTATTAGATACATGTGAGTAAAGGTCATGAAAATATCAGATTTTGACCCCTGAATGGACGGCAACCACTCCCCCTACTAGATTCTCATACTCTACTTTCTGGAACCCTGCATCAGCAATCATTGATGCAAATTTCTCCTGCAAATTCAACATAGAATAGGATAATTAGGATAATCCCCATAAGCAAAATTTCTAGACATGAATATATCAGATTATCAGAGCAATTTCTGCACAATGCTTAGTATGATAATACATAAACATGCAAGCATAAGCAAATATTCAAAAATTGAAGATAAAGCTCCATGGTAGAAAAACAGATGATAATGCTGAGTTAAATAACTGGGAACGCAGCTTGCTAAAATTAAATCATATGTAACAAAGAAATGTGGAATATCATCCCATTGGTCTACAACCCATCTTCCTACTCAAAACCTGGTTCCCATCTTTTCCGAACACAAAATACAGGCTAACTGTATACTAAATCCAGCCATATTGAGAAGAATTAAGAGATCCATTAGCAAGTGCAAGtgataaataaataagaacatcaACAGCTACCAATATATGAAAGAATGAAAACCTGTGTAGGGAAACGCCGGATACTCTCAACTAAGTACTGATAAGATTCACGGTCACCAGCAACCATCTCTCCCATAGATGGAATAACGGAGAAAGAATATAAATCATACCTGCAAGAAGATGAATAGCAGAACATTGAAGATTTAATTTGCAAGGAAGGCATGCAAGGATTGTAAGTTTTCAGCTGGCTCATTATTTTCGTTTCTTTTCTTCCATCTTTCTTGGAAGACATCTCACCCACTCTGTAAATATACGTTATCTAGTTTCCTTCTACTTTCAAATACACTAGTTTCTTACCTAAAATTTGAAGTCTATAAGCAAGAGGAAATTATACAGTTCTATGTAAATATGGAATATGTATTCCATAGAGTGTACGCGATGATTACATTCATTACTGAATAATTTTGTTCAACTTTATTTCTCAAATTTAGCATGCATTATATCAAATATCTACTCTATCACCTTTTTCGGAAGGAAACAACCAGTATGCAGCATTCTTGCAAAACAGAGCAAATGATACTTACAATTCTTTAAATACAGGAATTCCCACATGGCTAAGTTCAAGGCAAAGGAACCTGCCTCCACGCTTCAGTACCCTGTCAAAAATGATAAACCCAGAAAGTGATAAACCATACATTTCCATCAGTAGCCATCAGCTGCTATGGCACACAAGTTACAACATCTTTAAAAAATGCAAGCCTACCTATGAGCTTCACTGAGAACTTTCTCTATGTGTGTGACATTCCGTATCCCAAATGCTATAGTGTAACCATCCATTGAATCATTTTGGAATCCCAAGCTTTCAGCATTTCCCTCCACCCATACAAGGGAACCGTCTTCAGCAAAACCTATTATTGTTAGCAGAAATTCACTTCACATAAATACAAGTATGCAGAACCAAAGTCCTT includes:
- the LOC112709776 gene encoding uncharacterized protein isoform X4 translates to MSRKPERDYEDSPCRGLSRRFCKSGSLKWWTSSFAYPSVDFHLRKGDCPSLLELCIKKINEDIDRYNTFSMLPRDISQQIFNKLVCSQRLTSVSLEAFRDCALQDLDLGEYAGVNDSWMDVISSQGSSLLSVDLSGSEVTDFGLSYLKYCENLLSLNLNYCDQISDHGLECISGLSNLTSLSLRRNDSISAQGMSILSGLVNLVKLDLERCPGIHGGLVHIQGLTKLQSLNIKWCNCITDSDMKPLSELVCLESLEISCSKVTNFGISFLKGLQKLSLLNLEGCLVTAACLDSLADLPLLSNLNLNRCNITDDGCEKFSRLENLKVLNLGFNDITDACLAHLKVLTKLESLNLDSCRIGDEGLINLAGHRQLKCLVLSDTEVGDTGLHHLSGLSGLEKINLSFTVVSDSGLRKLCGLTSLKSLNLDAHQITDAGLAALTKFKNLRSLEICGGGLTDAGVKNIRALSCLMCLNLSQNCNLTDKSLESISGLTRLISLNVSNSRITNSGLQHLRTLKNLRSLTLESCKVTAYDIKKLRSTHLPNLVSFRPE
- the LOC112709776 gene encoding uncharacterized protein isoform X3; translated protein: MSRKPERDYEDSPCRGLSRRFCKSGSLKWWTSSFAYPSVDFHLRKGDCPSLLELCIKKINEDIDRYNTFSMLPRDISQQIFNKLVCSQRLTSVSLEAFRDCALQDLDLGEYAGVNDSWMDVISSQGSSLLSVDLSGSEVTDFGLSYLKYCENLLSLNLNYCDQISDHGLECISGLSNLTSLSLRRNDSISAQGMSILSGLVNLVKLDLERCPGIHGGLVHIQGLTKLQSLNIKWCNCITDSDMKPLSELVCLESLEISCSKVTNFGISFLKGLQKLSLLNLEGCLVTAACLDSLADLPLLSNLNLNRCNITDDGCEKFSRLENLKVLNLGFNDITDACLAHLKAVLTKLESLNLDSCRIGDEGLINLAGHRQLKCLVLSDTEVGDTGLHHLSGLSGLEKINLSFTVVSDSGLRKLCGLTSLKSLNLDAHQITDAGLAALTKFKNLRSLEICGGGLTDAGVKNIRALSCLMCLNLSQNCNLTDKSLESISGLTRLISLNVSNSRITNSGLQHLRTLKNLRSLTLESCKVTAYDIKKLRSTHLPNLVSFRPE
- the LOC112709776 gene encoding uncharacterized protein isoform X2; its protein translation is MGGACSRKPERDYEDSPCRGLSRRFCKSGSLKWWTSSFAYPSVDFHLRKGDCPSLLELCIKKINEDIDRYNTFSMLPRDISQQIFNKLVCSQRLTSVSLEAFRDCALQDLDLGEYAGVNDSWMDVISSQGSSLLSVDLSGSEVTDFGLSYLKYCENLLSLNLNYCDQISDHGLECISGLSNLTSLSLRRNDSISAQGMSILSGLVNLVKLDLERCPGIHGGLVHIQGLTKLQSLNIKWCNCITDSDMKPLSELVCLESLEISCSKVTNFGISFLKGLQKLSLLNLEGCLVTAACLDSLADLPLLSNLNLNRCNITDDGCEKFSRLENLKVLNLGFNDITDACLAHLKVLTKLESLNLDSCRIGDEGLINLAGHRQLKCLVLSDTEVGDTGLHHLSGLSGLEKINLSFTVVSDSGLRKLCGLTSLKSLNLDAHQITDAGLAALTKFKNLRSLEICGGGLTDAGVKNIRALSCLMCLNLSQNCNLTDKSLESISGLTRLISLNVSNSRITNSGLQHLRTLKNLRSLTLESCKVTAYDIKKLRSTHLPNLVSFRPE
- the LOC112709776 gene encoding uncharacterized protein isoform X6; protein product: MGGACSRKPERDYEDSPCRGLSRRFCKSGSLKWWTSSFAYPSVDFHLRKGDCPSLLELCIKKINEDIDRYNTFSMLPRDISQQIFNKLVCSQRLTSVSLEAFRDCALQDLDLGEYAGVNDSWMDVISSQGSSLLSVDLSGSEVTDFGLSYLKYCENLLSLNLNYCDQISDHGLECISGLSNLTSLSLRRNDSISAQGMSILSGLVNLVKLDLERCPGIHGGLVHIQGLTKLQSLNIKWCNCITDSDMKPLSELVCLESLEISCSKVTNFGISFLKGLQKLSLLNLEGCLVTAACLDSLADLPLLSNLNLNRCNITDDGCEKFSRLENLKVLNLGFNDITDACLAHLKVLTKLESLNLDSCRIGDEGLINLAGHRQLKCLVLSDTEVGDTGLHHLSEFKNLRSLEICGGGLTDAGVKNIRALSCLMCLNLSQNCNLTDKSLESISGLTRLISLNVSNSRITNSGLQHLRTLKNLRSLTLESCKVTAYDIKKLRSTHLPNLVSFRPE
- the LOC112709776 gene encoding uncharacterized protein isoform X5, whose translation is MGGACSRKPERDYEDSPCRGLSRRFCKSGSLKWWTSSFAYPSVDFHLRKGDCPSLLELCIKKINEDIDRYNTFSMLPRDISQQIFNKLVCSQRLTSVSLEAFRDCALQDLDLGEYAGVNDSWMDVISSQGSSLLSVDLSGSEVTDFGLSYLKYCENLLSLNLNYCDQISDHGLECISGLSNLTSLSLRRNDSISAQGMSILSGLVNLVKLDLERCPGIHGGLVHIQGLTKLQSLNIKWCNCITDSDMKPLSELVCLESLEISCSKVTNFGISFLKGLQKLSLLNLEGCLVTAACLDSLADLPLLSNLNLNRCNITDDGCEKFSRLENLKVLNLGFNDITDACLAHLKAVLTKLESLNLDSCRIGDEGLINLAGHRQLKCLVLSDTEVGDTGLHHLSEFKNLRSLEICGGGLTDAGVKNIRALSCLMCLNLSQNCNLTDKSLESISGLTRLISLNVSNSRITNSGLQHLRTLKNLRSLTLESCKVTAYDIKKLRSTHLPNLVSFRPE
- the LOC112709776 gene encoding uncharacterized protein isoform X1, whose amino-acid sequence is MGGACSRKPERDYEDSPCRGLSRRFCKSGSLKWWTSSFAYPSVDFHLRKGDCPSLLELCIKKINEDIDRYNTFSMLPRDISQQIFNKLVCSQRLTSVSLEAFRDCALQDLDLGEYAGVNDSWMDVISSQGSSLLSVDLSGSEVTDFGLSYLKYCENLLSLNLNYCDQISDHGLECISGLSNLTSLSLRRNDSISAQGMSILSGLVNLVKLDLERCPGIHGGLVHIQGLTKLQSLNIKWCNCITDSDMKPLSELVCLESLEISCSKVTNFGISFLKGLQKLSLLNLEGCLVTAACLDSLADLPLLSNLNLNRCNITDDGCEKFSRLENLKVLNLGFNDITDACLAHLKAVLTKLESLNLDSCRIGDEGLINLAGHRQLKCLVLSDTEVGDTGLHHLSGLSGLEKINLSFTVVSDSGLRKLCGLTSLKSLNLDAHQITDAGLAALTKFKNLRSLEICGGGLTDAGVKNIRALSCLMCLNLSQNCNLTDKSLESISGLTRLISLNVSNSRITNSGLQHLRTLKNLRSLTLESCKVTAYDIKKLRSTHLPNLVSFRPE
- the LOC112709776 gene encoding uncharacterized protein isoform X8, whose amino-acid sequence is MGGACSRKPERDYEDSPCRGLSRRFCKSGSLKWWTSSFAYPSVDFHLRKGDCPSLLELCIKKINEDIDRYNTFSMLPRDISQQIFNKLVCSQRLTSVSLEAFRDCALQDLDLGEYAGVNDSWMDVISSQGSSLLSVDLSGSEVTDFGLSYLKYCENLLSLNLNYCDQISDHGLECISGLSNLTSLSLRRNDSISAQGMSILSGLVNLVKLDLERCPGIHGGLVHIQGLTKLQSLNIKWCNCITDSDMKPLSELVCLESLEISCSKVTNFGISFLKGLQKLSLLNLEGCLVTAACLDSLADLPLLSNLNLNRCNITDDGCEKFSRLENLKVLNLGFNDITDACLAHLKVLTKLESLNLDSCRIGDEGLINLAGHRQLKCLVLSDTEVGDTGLHHLSGLSGLEKINLSFTVVSDSGLRKLCGLTSLKSLNLDAHQITDAGLAALTSLTGLTDLDLFGARITDYGTNY